The following coding sequences are from one Microbacterium wangchenii window:
- a CDS encoding TetR/AcrR family transcriptional regulator, with protein sequence MTLGASEQQRMGRPRDPDVERSILNATQELLIDKGYAGMTVADVARAAGSSKAAIYRRWPGKIDLVVAAVRALASRGATPDTGSLRDDLVEVAMHYARADDRSARVLASLLSELGGNTELREAARSAIGSPPVAAIVAVIERWIERGTVPPSVPVSLIAGIVPAVAFGRVSLERRALDPETVEHLVDDVLLPALTRGSRPRP encoded by the coding sequence ATGACCCTTGGCGCGAGCGAGCAGCAGCGCATGGGGAGACCCCGCGATCCGGACGTGGAGCGCAGCATCCTGAACGCCACGCAGGAGTTGCTCATCGACAAGGGCTACGCGGGCATGACCGTCGCAGACGTCGCTCGCGCTGCCGGCAGCAGCAAGGCCGCGATCTACCGCCGGTGGCCGGGCAAGATCGATCTGGTGGTCGCCGCGGTGCGCGCACTGGCGTCACGCGGCGCGACGCCGGACACCGGGTCGCTCAGAGACGACCTGGTCGAGGTGGCGATGCACTACGCGCGCGCCGACGACCGCTCCGCCCGCGTGCTGGCGAGCCTGCTCAGCGAACTGGGCGGCAACACGGAACTCCGCGAAGCCGCCCGCTCGGCGATCGGCTCACCCCCGGTCGCGGCGATCGTCGCCGTCATCGAACGATGGATCGAGCGGGGGACGGTGCCCCCCTCCGTGCCGGTCTCCCTGATCGCGGGTATCGTGCCGGCCGTGGCATTCGGTCGCGTGTCACTGGAGCGGCGAGCGCTCGATCCGGAGACGGTCGAGCACCTGGTGGACGATGTGCTCCTGCCCGCCCTCACACGCGGCAGCCGACCCCGACCCTGA
- a CDS encoding DUF6069 family protein, which translates to MTATTSAPARTRPSAGRAAVILVIAVAVAVAGNALIATLAVAAGAPASFGPLTFPAYTLFTALGIAAGWLGWVIVSRRARDPRRALLILVPVLTVLSFVPDVLLLATGFIPGTTTPAVLALMCMHLVVVAVAVPAYRLALPAPPR; encoded by the coding sequence GTGACTGCCACAACATCCGCCCCTGCTCGCACCCGTCCGTCGGCTGGTCGGGCAGCGGTCATCCTGGTGATCGCCGTCGCGGTCGCCGTCGCGGGGAATGCGCTGATCGCCACACTGGCGGTCGCGGCCGGGGCGCCCGCGAGCTTCGGGCCGCTGACCTTCCCGGCCTACACGCTCTTCACCGCGCTCGGAATCGCCGCTGGATGGCTCGGGTGGGTCATCGTGAGTCGTCGTGCCCGCGACCCGCGGCGCGCGCTACTCATCCTCGTCCCCGTCCTGACCGTGCTGTCGTTCGTCCCCGACGTGCTGCTCCTCGCGACGGGCTTCATCCCCGGCACCACGACGCCCGCCGTGCTCGCGCTCATGTGCATGCACCTCGTGGTCGTCGCCGTCGCCGTCCCGGCGTACCGGCTCGCGCTGCCGGCGCCTCCGCGCTGA
- a CDS encoding nucleotidyltransferase domain-containing protein has product MDDTAFLEEVAERLFSLGGAEAVAVGGSRAQGTARADSDWDLAVYYRGAFSPQELRDIGWEGHVSELGEWGGGVFNGGAWLTIAGRRVDVHYRDLDVVEREVAEAEDGRFRIEPLMFHLAGIPTYLLAAELAVNRALRGELPRPSYPAPLRRSAPAQWWDRADALFSYARSGHAARGRVAQAVGMSVEAATCAAHAATAARGVWVTNEKTLLERTGLHEVLDGCVRHVGEDAVAFVDAVARHCEDAVAAARADVSDPSPR; this is encoded by the coding sequence GTGGACGACACGGCTTTCCTCGAGGAGGTCGCCGAGCGTCTGTTCTCGCTGGGGGGCGCGGAGGCCGTCGCCGTGGGCGGATCGCGGGCGCAGGGCACGGCACGCGCCGACAGCGACTGGGACCTCGCCGTCTACTATCGCGGTGCATTCTCACCGCAGGAGCTTCGCGATATCGGCTGGGAGGGCCACGTCTCCGAGCTCGGCGAGTGGGGCGGAGGGGTGTTCAACGGCGGTGCGTGGCTCACCATCGCAGGACGGCGTGTGGACGTGCACTACCGCGACCTCGATGTCGTGGAGCGCGAAGTCGCCGAAGCCGAGGACGGGCGATTCCGGATCGAGCCGCTCATGTTCCACCTGGCCGGCATCCCCACCTACCTTCTCGCGGCCGAACTCGCGGTGAACCGCGCGCTGCGAGGCGAGCTGCCCCGGCCCTCCTACCCTGCTCCGCTCCGCCGGTCCGCGCCGGCGCAGTGGTGGGATCGTGCGGATGCCCTGTTCTCCTACGCCCGCTCGGGCCACGCGGCCCGCGGCCGGGTCGCTCAGGCCGTCGGCATGAGCGTCGAGGCAGCCACGTGCGCCGCGCACGCGGCCACCGCCGCCCGCGGCGTGTGGGTGACGAACGAGAAGACGCTGCTCGAGAGGACGGGGCTGCACGAGGTTCTCGACGGGTGCGTCCGCCACGTGGGGGAGGACGCGGTGGCGTTCGTCGACGCCGTCGCGCGCCACTGCGAGGATGCGGTCGCTGCCGCTCGAGCAGACGTGAGCGATCCCTCACCGCGCTGA
- a CDS encoding aldo/keto reductase yields MTDPQTTASASASASIVLGTMDFGTVVPRDRAFDVVDRFVERGGGWLDTANCYSFWVDPSGVGGASERVLGEWLASRSGARDAVRIATKVRQDPLIPHRWPESAEGLSGSAIRAGVAASLDRLGVDSVDLLWAHAEDRSVELEETVRAFGELVAEGAVRRVGAANHASWRVERARTIARSAGLEPWTALQLRHSLVQPRPLTVLPEAGHRLLTPDDLDLAHEEGIAVWAYTPLLHGGYVREDKPFSEPYDHPGTTRALVALGDVARERGATKNQVVLAWLLAQDISPIIGASRVEYVDEAMDAVSLELTAEEVERLSSAR; encoded by the coding sequence ATGACAGATCCGCAGACCACGGCATCGGCATCGGCATCGGCATCCATCGTCCTCGGAACGATGGATTTCGGGACCGTGGTCCCCCGAGACCGCGCCTTCGACGTCGTGGATCGATTCGTCGAACGCGGCGGCGGATGGCTGGACACCGCCAACTGCTATTCCTTCTGGGTCGACCCATCCGGCGTCGGCGGCGCGAGCGAGCGCGTGCTGGGCGAGTGGCTCGCCTCGCGATCCGGCGCCCGCGATGCGGTGCGGATAGCGACGAAAGTGCGCCAGGATCCGCTGATCCCCCACCGATGGCCCGAAAGCGCGGAGGGCCTGTCAGGGTCGGCGATCAGGGCGGGCGTGGCCGCGAGCCTCGACCGGCTGGGCGTCGACTCCGTCGACCTGCTGTGGGCGCACGCCGAGGATCGCAGCGTCGAGCTGGAGGAGACCGTGCGCGCGTTCGGGGAACTGGTCGCAGAGGGCGCGGTGCGCCGAGTCGGAGCGGCCAACCACGCGAGCTGGCGCGTCGAGCGAGCCAGGACCATCGCGCGCTCCGCCGGCCTCGAGCCGTGGACGGCCCTCCAGCTGCGCCATTCACTCGTCCAGCCGCGGCCCCTCACGGTTCTGCCCGAGGCGGGGCACCGCCTGCTGACGCCGGACGACCTGGATCTCGCGCACGAGGAGGGCATCGCCGTGTGGGCGTACACGCCGCTGCTGCACGGCGGCTACGTGAGGGAGGACAAGCCGTTCTCCGAGCCGTACGACCACCCGGGGACGACGCGCGCGCTTGTCGCTCTCGGCGACGTCGCGCGGGAGCGCGGGGCGACGAAGAACCAGGTCGTCCTGGCATGGCTGCTGGCGCAGGACATCTCGCCCATCATCGGCGCCAGTCGCGTCGAATACGTCGACGAGGCGATGGATGCGGTGTCGCTCGAGCTCACCGCCGAGGAGGTGGAGCGACTGTCCTCAGCGCGGTGA
- a CDS encoding ABC transporter ATP-binding protein gives MPAVVVDALRKSFGDVRAVEDVGFIVAEGEVFGILGPNGAGKTTTVECVAGALAPDSGAIRVLGVDPRRSPRLVKERVGYQLQSSALPTALRVGEAVDLFAAFYDSPVGTAEILDLVGLAAERRRPYGKLSGGQQQRLSIALALVGSPKIVVFDELTTGLDPIGRRLVWDLVDRIRASGVTILLVTHYLDEVERLCDRVAVIDRGRTVFVGTPAQLRQPKEGGAEQPATLEDAYVRLLGSGRSGRKEES, from the coding sequence ATGCCAGCGGTTGTCGTCGATGCGCTCCGCAAATCGTTCGGAGACGTCAGAGCCGTCGAGGACGTCGGCTTCATCGTGGCGGAGGGTGAGGTCTTCGGCATCCTCGGACCCAACGGCGCGGGGAAGACCACCACCGTGGAGTGCGTGGCCGGTGCGCTCGCCCCGGATTCGGGCGCGATCCGGGTGCTGGGGGTCGACCCTCGTCGCTCGCCACGGTTGGTGAAGGAGCGGGTCGGGTACCAGCTGCAATCGTCCGCTCTGCCAACGGCCCTCCGCGTCGGAGAAGCTGTCGACCTGTTCGCCGCGTTCTACGACTCTCCGGTCGGCACCGCGGAGATCCTGGACCTCGTCGGGCTGGCCGCAGAGCGTCGGCGCCCGTACGGAAAGCTCTCCGGCGGCCAGCAGCAGCGACTCTCGATCGCCCTCGCACTGGTGGGCTCGCCGAAGATCGTCGTCTTCGACGAGCTCACGACCGGGCTCGATCCCATCGGCCGGCGGCTCGTGTGGGACCTGGTCGACCGCATCCGCGCCAGCGGCGTGACCATCCTCCTCGTGACGCACTATCTCGACGAGGTCGAGCGCCTCTGCGACCGGGTGGCCGTGATCGACCGGGGGCGGACCGTCTTCGTGGGCACGCCCGCGCAGCTGCGTCAGCCAAAGGAGGGCGGCGCGGAACAGCCGGCCACGCTCGAAGACGCGTATGTGCGCCTGCTCGGCTCCGGCCGGTCGGGCCGGAAGGAGGAGAGCTGA
- a CDS encoding ABC transporter permease, translated as MRATRALTKVEFVLFLRNPTSVFMALLLPSLLLLLQGYIIGGTLEPVAASGQRAIDFFLPIAIAIAVTSVAITNYPSAIGAYRESGVLRRLGTTPVGAHRVLLAQWLVSGATLLASILVASVLARLAFGAVAPRSAPLVVAVILLGAVAMMAVGSVIAAVAASAQIAYGMGFLVFVACLFTAGVWTPGPLMPEPVRTVSSFTPVGAMTQALTDAWYSGSTTWSPFLVMGAWAVVAGVVALRIFRWR; from the coding sequence ATGCGGGCGACGCGTGCACTGACGAAGGTGGAGTTCGTGCTCTTCCTGCGCAACCCCACGAGCGTGTTCATGGCACTTCTGCTGCCGTCCCTCCTGCTGCTCCTGCAGGGATACATCATCGGGGGGACCCTCGAACCGGTCGCCGCCTCCGGGCAGCGGGCCATCGACTTCTTCCTGCCGATCGCGATCGCAATCGCGGTGACGAGTGTCGCGATCACGAATTACCCGTCCGCCATCGGCGCGTACCGCGAGAGCGGGGTGCTGCGGCGACTGGGCACGACGCCCGTCGGCGCGCACCGGGTGCTGCTCGCGCAATGGCTGGTCAGCGGCGCGACCCTGCTGGCGTCGATCCTCGTCGCGTCGGTCCTCGCCCGCCTGGCCTTCGGCGCCGTCGCGCCGCGCAGCGCACCGCTCGTCGTGGCCGTGATCCTCCTGGGCGCCGTGGCCATGATGGCGGTGGGCTCGGTCATCGCCGCCGTCGCCGCGAGTGCTCAGATCGCGTACGGCATGGGGTTCCTGGTGTTCGTGGCCTGCCTGTTCACCGCGGGTGTGTGGACTCCGGGCCCGCTCATGCCGGAGCCGGTCCGGACCGTGTCATCGTTCACCCCGGTGGGGGCGATGACGCAGGCCCTCACCGACGCCTGGTACTCGGGGAGCACGACATGGTCGCCCTTCCTCGTCATGGGCGCCTGGGCCGTGGTCGCCGGGGTCGTGGCGCTGCGGATCTTCAGGTGGCGGTGA
- a CDS encoding serine hydrolase domain-containing protein, producing MSSIRSSGDLSRRLDRLAGRYARRPAVGGLSLAVAHPPTGFAWSWTADRPYFVASITKLFTAALIMQLRAEGRLTLETRAIDILGPATMRGLAVIDGADRSAKVTVGQLLAHTSGIPDYFELRGADGTSVAERMLIRDEFWEFDALLQRARELPAPFAPGSPGRAHYSDTNYQLLGRLIELRTGSSFEHLVRTRIIDPLGLSATWLFTRDTLDRYDAVASVRHGRRHLWIPRTMASFAPDGGIVSTAEDQVEFLRAFLSGGLFPARYLAEMTAQWNSALGGAVPLQHGVGVMRFSLPRWQSFPLHVPDMIGHAGAFGSVLFADPESGLLIAGTVNQMRPRRLPYPLLARIAASVTAT from the coding sequence ATGTCGTCCATCCGCTCGAGTGGGGACCTGAGCCGCCGCCTCGACCGCCTCGCGGGGCGTTACGCACGCAGGCCGGCAGTCGGCGGGCTGAGCCTGGCGGTCGCGCATCCGCCCACCGGCTTCGCATGGTCGTGGACCGCGGACCGGCCGTATTTCGTCGCCAGCATCACGAAGCTGTTCACCGCGGCGCTGATCATGCAGCTGCGGGCCGAGGGCCGGTTGACGCTTGAGACCCGGGCCATCGACATCCTCGGACCGGCGACGATGCGCGGCTTGGCGGTCATCGACGGAGCGGATCGATCGGCGAAGGTGACGGTGGGCCAGCTTCTCGCGCACACCTCGGGCATCCCCGACTACTTCGAGCTTCGCGGTGCGGACGGCACCTCCGTGGCCGAGCGGATGCTGATCCGCGACGAGTTCTGGGAGTTCGATGCCCTCCTCCAACGTGCCCGTGAACTGCCGGCTCCGTTCGCGCCCGGATCCCCTGGTCGCGCCCACTACAGCGACACCAACTATCAACTCCTCGGGCGCCTGATCGAGCTGCGCACGGGCAGCTCGTTCGAGCATCTCGTGCGCACGCGCATCATCGACCCCCTCGGGCTCTCGGCGACGTGGCTCTTCACGCGGGACACCCTGGATCGCTACGACGCCGTGGCATCCGTCCGCCACGGCCGGAGGCACCTGTGGATCCCGCGCACCATGGCGTCGTTCGCCCCCGACGGCGGCATCGTCTCGACGGCGGAGGACCAGGTGGAGTTCCTGCGGGCGTTCCTCTCCGGCGGGCTGTTCCCCGCCCGCTACCTCGCGGAGATGACGGCGCAGTGGAATTCCGCGCTCGGCGGCGCGGTGCCCCTGCAGCACGGGGTGGGCGTCATGCGGTTCTCGCTGCCGCGGTGGCAGTCGTTCCCACTGCACGTGCCCGACATGATCGGGCACGCCGGGGCATTCGGGAGTGTGCTCTTCGCCGACCCGGAGAGCGGCCTGCTGATCGCCGGAACCGTCAACCAGATGCGGCCGCGGCGGCTCCCCTACCCGCTGCTCGCGCGGATCGCCGCGAGCGTCACCGCCACCTGA
- a CDS encoding DedA family protein has protein sequence MDVINDFVVQAAASPWVFLVMFATAVIDGVFPPIPSETVLVAAAAVAAASQSYPTIALLCAAAALGAVIGDNLAYALGRGVGTTRFAWMRRPRVAAIFAHAQQGLAHRGAPLILGARYIPVGRVAVNVSAGALGYPWRRFLPLSILAGSTWAIYSAAIGVLAGAWLEGQPLLSAALGVGVAIVIGIVIDRALAARRRRAADAACAESFRPAARVG, from the coding sequence GTGGACGTCATCAACGATTTCGTGGTTCAGGCCGCCGCTTCGCCGTGGGTCTTCCTCGTCATGTTCGCCACCGCGGTCATCGACGGCGTCTTTCCGCCGATCCCCAGCGAAACGGTGCTCGTGGCGGCCGCGGCCGTGGCGGCGGCGAGCCAGTCCTATCCGACCATCGCGCTCCTGTGCGCGGCCGCGGCGCTCGGCGCGGTGATCGGCGACAACCTCGCCTACGCGCTGGGCCGTGGCGTGGGGACCACGCGGTTCGCATGGATGCGGCGTCCGCGGGTGGCTGCGATCTTCGCTCACGCGCAGCAGGGGCTCGCGCATCGAGGTGCTCCGCTGATCCTCGGTGCCCGCTACATCCCGGTGGGGCGCGTCGCCGTCAACGTGTCGGCGGGAGCGCTGGGCTACCCGTGGCGGCGCTTCCTGCCCCTCAGCATCCTGGCCGGCAGCACCTGGGCGATCTACAGCGCCGCGATCGGCGTTCTTGCGGGCGCGTGGCTGGAGGGCCAACCGCTGCTCAGCGCCGCCCTGGGTGTGGGCGTCGCCATCGTGATCGGGATCGTCATCGACCGTGCGCTGGCCGCTCGACGCCGGCGAGCCGCTGACGCGGCGTGCGCGGAGAGCTTCAGGCCTGCTGCTCGAGTCGGCTGA
- a CDS encoding PadR family transcriptional regulator: MSLRFAILGLLSSRPMSGYEVKKVIDASVGHFWTADQSQIYRTLAALVTDGLATRRTVPQDDRPNLHLHSITEAGSEALDAWLTSPLPPEPTREPFLARLFFADRLPPAAVRELLEGRRAEMLAQLAELESVEAPREPATVAELLRAATLDNGLQHVRTELDWIETVLSRLEQQA; the protein is encoded by the coding sequence GTGTCGTTGCGCTTCGCTATCCTGGGCCTGCTGTCGAGCCGGCCGATGAGCGGGTACGAGGTGAAGAAGGTGATCGACGCGAGCGTCGGGCATTTCTGGACCGCCGACCAGTCGCAGATCTACCGCACCCTGGCGGCTCTCGTGACGGACGGCCTCGCGACGCGGCGGACCGTGCCGCAGGATGACCGGCCGAACCTGCACCTGCACAGCATCACCGAAGCCGGGAGCGAGGCCCTCGACGCGTGGCTGACCTCCCCGCTTCCCCCCGAGCCCACCCGCGAACCCTTCCTCGCGCGGCTCTTCTTCGCGGATCGACTGCCGCCGGCGGCCGTGCGGGAACTGCTCGAGGGTCGCCGGGCGGAGATGCTCGCGCAGCTGGCCGAGCTCGAGTCGGTCGAGGCGCCCCGCGAACCCGCCACCGTCGCGGAGCTCCTGCGGGCCGCCACCCTGGACAACGGCCTGCAGCACGTCAGGACGGAACTGGACTGGATCGAGACGGTGCTCAGCCGACTCGAGCAGCAGGCCTGA
- a CDS encoding manganese catalase family protein: MYFHVQQLINEIEQDEPDPAAANALQEGLGGQFGEMRTMMQYLFQSMNFRGPSAKPYKDLIQGIGTEEISHVELIGTTISRLLDGSPRYQGKPTDPVDAPGAKGAIPLNIALSESNIHHYLVGAQGAMPVDAAGNPWLGSYVYNSGNLVLDLLYNLMLESTGRLQKCRLYEMTDNKTARSTISYLIVRDQAHENAYAKALETLGVNWRTALPIPKTNAEKFPEVARLLEMGLQSKQYSFDLTNQSEAGKIYQGLSPSGDGTQLDASEQAPAGAPMTIGAERFEEFAPGADADLQELIAATAAMEMADIDRTFGEMR, from the coding sequence ATGTACTTTCACGTTCAGCAGCTGATCAACGAGATCGAGCAGGACGAGCCGGATCCCGCCGCCGCCAACGCGCTCCAGGAAGGGCTCGGCGGCCAGTTCGGCGAGATGCGCACGATGATGCAGTACCTGTTCCAGAGCATGAATTTCCGTGGTCCGTCCGCGAAGCCCTACAAGGACCTCATCCAGGGCATCGGCACGGAGGAGATCAGCCACGTCGAACTCATCGGGACGACCATCTCGCGCCTGCTCGACGGATCGCCGCGCTACCAGGGCAAGCCCACCGATCCCGTCGACGCACCCGGCGCCAAGGGCGCCATCCCGTTGAACATCGCGCTGTCCGAGAGCAACATCCACCACTACCTCGTCGGCGCGCAGGGCGCGATGCCGGTGGATGCGGCGGGGAACCCGTGGCTGGGCAGCTACGTCTACAACTCGGGAAACCTGGTCCTGGACCTGCTCTACAACCTCATGCTGGAATCCACCGGGCGGCTGCAGAAGTGCCGCCTGTACGAGATGACCGACAACAAGACCGCGCGCAGCACGATCTCGTACCTGATCGTGCGTGACCAGGCGCACGAGAACGCCTACGCGAAGGCGCTGGAGACCCTGGGCGTGAACTGGCGGACGGCGCTGCCGATCCCGAAGACCAACGCGGAGAAGTTCCCCGAGGTGGCCCGGCTCCTCGAGATGGGGCTGCAGAGCAAGCAGTACTCCTTCGATCTCACCAACCAGTCCGAGGCGGGCAAGATCTACCAGGGCCTGTCGCCGTCGGGCGACGGGACGCAGCTCGACGCCAGCGAGCAGGCGCCCGCGGGTGCGCCCATGACGATCGGCGCCGAGCGCTTCGAGGAGTTCGCTCCCGGCGCCGATGCCGACCTGCAGGAGCTCATCGCCGCCACTGCGGCGATGGAGATGGCCGACATCGACCGGACCTTCGGCGAGATGCGCTGA
- a CDS encoding MurR/RpiR family transcriptional regulator, which translates to MTGQRPDGAPTHTARPLLSTVRALIPSMPPSEKRLAESLLADPEAFSTLSINEVADAAGTSTTTVVRFYRRLGFTGFKDLKHDLAQETLRASLLVQSVPATASDIAPDDTLEQIVAKVARDETLSISDTADVLDTGALAQAVTALAQADRIDVFGVGASAVVGIDLQRKLSRIGRTAITWPDAHTAWTAAAVLGPRSVAVAISHSGETMDTVEFLRLARAAGSATVAITNVPDSSITREADVALYTAARETPFRSGALGSRIAQLMVVDCLFIGVVQADYTASVAAIRSTYDAVRSRSLHPR; encoded by the coding sequence ATGACCGGACAGCGCCCCGACGGCGCGCCCACCCACACCGCACGTCCGCTGCTGTCCACGGTCCGGGCGCTGATCCCCTCGATGCCCCCCTCCGAGAAGCGATTGGCCGAGAGCCTGCTGGCCGATCCGGAGGCCTTCTCCACGCTCAGCATCAACGAGGTCGCCGACGCGGCGGGAACGTCGACCACCACGGTCGTGCGCTTCTACCGGCGCCTCGGCTTCACCGGATTCAAGGACCTCAAGCACGACCTCGCGCAGGAGACCCTGCGCGCCAGCCTGCTCGTCCAGTCGGTCCCCGCGACCGCGAGCGACATCGCCCCCGACGACACCCTTGAGCAGATCGTCGCCAAGGTCGCGCGGGATGAGACGCTCTCCATCAGCGACACCGCTGACGTACTCGACACCGGCGCGCTCGCGCAGGCCGTGACAGCCCTCGCCCAGGCCGACCGCATCGATGTCTTCGGTGTGGGCGCCAGCGCTGTCGTGGGCATCGACCTGCAACGCAAGCTCAGCCGCATCGGACGGACCGCGATCACGTGGCCCGACGCCCATACGGCCTGGACGGCAGCCGCCGTCCTGGGGCCGCGAAGCGTGGCGGTGGCGATCTCCCACTCCGGGGAGACCATGGACACGGTGGAGTTCCTCCGTCTGGCCCGCGCGGCCGGATCGGCGACGGTGGCGATCACCAACGTTCCCGACTCCTCGATCACGCGTGAGGCCGACGTCGCCCTCTACACCGCGGCACGCGAGACGCCCTTCCGCTCCGGCGCGCTGGGCAGCCGCATCGCGCAGCTCATGGTCGTGGACTGCCTGTTCATCGGCGTCGTGCAGGCCGACTACACCGCCTCCGTCGCAGCGATCCGCTCGACGTACGACGCCGTCCGCTCACGGTCGCTGCACCCCCGCTGA
- a CDS encoding ABC transporter substrate-binding protein, which yields MKRASVPRAAVGAVGTLAVAAIALTACSAPEASGEGSDAPQNLVIGVTADVDTLLPWTSTQFQATHVLQNLYGTLTEFDDDLAVTEGLAESWETSEDGLTVTFQLREGVAFADGSDLDAEDVVASYQAIKDEATAAVSATNLASVETIEAVDPLTVQLTLSAPDAALFSKLAVITTAILPSDVDLAALETEPNGTGAFVFEDRTPNQSLILAANPEYWGGEPEVDTVEFRVIPDQSAIVSALQAGSVQMAVFDDQLVADTIGGSVEVTETPQLSYHVLQINSRVAPLDDVNVRLAIACAIDRQEVLDTAALGAGEVTGPITSPAFRSDPDARPCPEADIDAAKEHLAEAGYEDGLTLRAIVNQDGYSTAVAEAENIQAQLKNAGITLEIESLESGAYVDRWVAADFELAVALNGGQPDPDASYGRYFTSTGSLNPVAGYSSETLDALFAEGKAESDEAARKAIYDDVAAELEDNAAWVWLFTSYNYTATAEGVSGFVPLSNGSLQNLRDVTID from the coding sequence ATGAAGAGAGCTTCCGTTCCCCGCGCCGCCGTCGGTGCTGTGGGCACCCTCGCCGTCGCGGCGATCGCTCTGACCGCCTGCTCGGCCCCCGAAGCCTCGGGTGAAGGATCCGACGCGCCGCAGAATCTGGTCATCGGCGTCACGGCCGACGTCGACACCCTCCTGCCGTGGACGAGCACGCAGTTCCAGGCGACGCACGTGCTGCAGAACCTGTACGGCACCCTCACCGAGTTCGACGACGACCTCGCCGTCACGGAGGGTCTCGCCGAGTCGTGGGAGACGAGCGAAGACGGCCTGACTGTGACGTTCCAGCTCCGCGAGGGCGTCGCCTTCGCCGACGGCAGCGACCTGGACGCCGAGGACGTCGTGGCGTCCTACCAGGCGATCAAGGATGAGGCCACCGCGGCCGTCTCGGCGACCAACCTCGCCTCGGTCGAGACGATCGAGGCCGTTGACCCGCTGACCGTGCAGCTGACGCTGAGCGCTCCCGACGCCGCGCTGTTCTCCAAGCTCGCCGTCATCACCACCGCGATCCTGCCCTCCGACGTCGACCTGGCGGCGCTGGAGACCGAGCCCAACGGGACGGGCGCCTTCGTCTTCGAAGACCGCACGCCCAACCAGTCGCTGATCCTCGCCGCCAACCCGGAGTACTGGGGCGGGGAGCCGGAGGTCGACACGGTGGAGTTCCGCGTCATCCCCGACCAGTCGGCGATCGTCTCCGCACTGCAGGCTGGCAGCGTCCAGATGGCCGTCTTCGACGACCAGCTGGTGGCCGACACCATCGGCGGATCCGTCGAGGTGACCGAGACGCCGCAGCTGAGCTACCACGTGCTGCAGATCAACAGCCGGGTCGCGCCGCTGGACGACGTCAACGTCCGCCTCGCGATCGCGTGCGCGATCGACCGTCAGGAAGTGCTCGACACCGCAGCCCTGGGCGCCGGCGAGGTCACCGGACCCATCACCTCGCCCGCCTTCCGCTCCGACCCCGATGCCCGCCCGTGCCCCGAGGCCGACATCGACGCTGCGAAGGAGCACTTGGCGGAGGCCGGGTACGAAGACGGTCTGACGCTCCGCGCCATCGTCAACCAGGACGGATACTCCACCGCGGTTGCCGAGGCGGAGAACATCCAGGCCCAGCTGAAGAACGCCGGCATCACGCTGGAGATCGAGTCGCTCGAGTCGGGCGCGTACGTCGACCGCTGGGTCGCCGCCGACTTCGAGCTCGCCGTCGCGCTCAACGGCGGCCAGCCCGATCCCGACGCCTCCTACGGCCGGTACTTCACCAGCACCGGCAGCCTGAACCCGGTCGCCGGCTACAGCTCGGAGACCCTCGACGCGCTGTTCGCCGAGGGCAAGGCCGAGTCGGACGAGGCCGCGCGCAAGGCGATCTACGACGACGTCGCCGCGGAGCTGGAGGACAACGCTGCGTGGGTGTGGCTGTTCACCTCCTACAACTACACCGCGACCGCCGAGGGCGTCTCCGGCTTCGTGCCCCTGTCCAACGGCTCGCTGCAGAACCTGCGCGACGTCACCATCGACTGA